TCGTCCTGAACGTTCAAGGTCATTGAGGTTGGGCTTGTGTGTGCAAGGTTCGCAGCCTATGCTACTGTATCCTAGTGGGTCGAGTGGATGCCGGGGTAGGTTGTATTCTTTTATGTAGCTGTAGATGTCTTGCTTTGTCCAGTTGAGCATTGGGTGATAGCGAACAACGTTGTGTGGTGCAGGCTGTTCTTGGCTCATGGCACTGCGCTCGGCTGTTTGGTCGGCTCGGATGCCATTAATCCAAATATCGAATTGTGGCAATAGCAATTCTAGTGGAAGTACCTTATTGATATGGCAGCAATAGTCCGGATCGCTGGCAAAGAGTAATTGTCCATCGACATCTTTTTGCTGGTATTTGGCAGTAGCGGGCTTTAGGTCGATAACGGTGAGTCCAAACTCCTCTGCAACTTGATCTTTATACTCTATGGTTTTTGGGAAAAGATATCCTGTGTTGAGGAAGTAAACTGGGATAGACTTATCTATCCTGC
This window of the Williamwhitmania taraxaci genome carries:
- a CDS encoding phosphoadenylyl-sulfate reductase, whose translation is MTIDISQISTKIESYRLDGKRIFTTSSFQTHSIALLHIISRIDKSIPVYFLNTGYLFPKTIEYKDQVAEEFGLTVIDLKPATAKYQQKDVDGQLLFASDPDYCCHINKVLPLELLLPQFDIWINGIRADQTAERSAMSQEQPAPHNVVRYHPMLNWTKQDIYSYIKEYNLPRHPLDPLGYSSIGCEPCTHKPNLNDLERSGRWAGLNKTECGINTELIIKPNNQ